Proteins found in one Candidatus Eisenbacteria bacterium genomic segment:
- a CDS encoding cold shock domain-containing protein has translation MPRGRVKWFSDAKGYGFIQQEDGSPDIFVHFSEIDGSGFRTLQEGMLVDFDIQEGPKGMKAVAVRKAEG, from the coding sequence ATGCCGAGAGGTCGTGTCAAGTGGTTCAGCGATGCGAAGGGGTATGGTTTCATTCAACAGGAGGACGGATCCCCGGACATCTTCGTGCACTTCAGCGAGATTGACGGAAGCGGCTTCCGCACCCTGCAGGAAGGGATGCTGGTCGATTTCGACATTCAGGAAGGTCCCAAGGGAATGAAGGCCGTCGCCGTTCGCAAGGCCGAGGGCTAG